The following nucleotide sequence is from Candidatus Delongbacteria bacterium.
TGGCTGGCCGGCAAGGCCGACGAGGCCGTGCAGAACCTGGACTACGCCTCGCAGCTGATCCGCCAGCAGAAGGGCGAGCGGTTGGAACTGGCGCTGCCCCAGCCCCTGGACGGCTGGAAGAAGACCGACAGCGGCTCGTCCGCGGCGGGCGCGGCCTTCTTCGGCGGCGCCACCGGGGCCAACGCCTCCTACGAGCGCCAGGTGGGCGACGAATACAGCAGCTGCAGCATCTCCATCGCCACGGACAATCCCATGATGGGCATGCTGCTGGCCTCCTTCGCTTCGCCCATGATGCTCTCGGCCTCCGGGCAGAAGCTGATCAAGGTCGGGGAGAACAAGGCCTCGCTGGATTATGACGAAGAAGACAAGTCCGGCACGATCCAGATCGTGGTGGGACAGAAAGTCCTGGTGAGCGTGCAGGGCAACGGCGTGAGCGTCGACGAGCTGAAGAGCTTCGCCGCCGCCGTCAAGTACGACGTCATCCAAAAGGTCCTGCAGGACCAGCCGTGAAACCTGCCCGGCTTCTGCGGCTGCGACGATTCCTGGGGGGGCTGTCCGAGGAACAGCTTCGGCAGCCCCCGTCCAGCCAGGCCCTGCACCCGGCCCGCCTGCTGGCCCATCCCCGGGACAAGGAATTCGCCGCCTTCCTGATCTGCCTCCTGCAGGCCGGGGACGCGGAGGAGAGCCGGCGGACCAGCGGCCTGCTGCTCAACCGCCTGGGCCCCCAGCCCGCCTTGACCCTGGTGAAGGCCAACCGCCAGATGCTGCAGGACCTCTGCCAGGATCTGCAGCTGGGCTTCATCGGGCCGCTGGGCCTGGCCCTCTGGCTGGCCGCGCTGCGCAACGCCCTGCGCCGGCACCGCAGCCTGGCCGACCTCTACACCACCTGCCTGGGCCCGGCGGGCAACCGTCCGCCCCTGGTGGCCCTGGATCGCTTCGTGGTGGAGCTGGGCTACGGGCTGAGCGACGAGGAGTGCCGCGAACAGCGGCTGGGCCACCTGCTGCCCCGCCCGGCCAAGGGCTCGTCCACGGCGCGCCTGCACCTCTTCCTGCGGGCCGTCTGCCGGCCCGACGACGGCGCGGACCTCGGCCTCTGGAGCCTGCCCCGGCCGGACCAGCTCTTCCTGCCGCTGGATCAGGCGATCCTCGACCGCCTGCGCTGGCTGAAGCTGACCGAGCGCGAGAAACCCAGCCGGGGCGCCGTGCTGGAGGTCACCCAGCAACTGCGCCTGCTTCGGCCGGCGGACCCGGCCTTCTTCCACCACGGCTTGGAGCGGCTGGTGCAATCCGGGCTGGACATGGAAGGCATGCGCCAGCTCTTCCGCCACGCCTAGCAGCCTGTCGGGCCAGGGACTTCCCCTCCCACGCAGCTTGTCCCCGCTGACCCCATTTGGTACGTTTACCGCCCTATTTTGGAAGCCCACGGCTTCAGAAGGGAACCCATGCCCACGGCATCCGCCGCCCCGTCCCCCGCCCTGTTTCCGCCCCCCCGGCCCGGCGGGGAAACGGGGGATCCGCGCGCCCACGACTGGAGCGCCGTGCTGCGCTGGCTGGAGGAGGGGCACGGCTTCCTGCTGACCACCCACGTCAATCCCGACGCCGACGGGCTGGGATCGCTGGCGGCGCTGGCCCACAGCCTGCGCGAGCGCGGCCGGCGCGTGCTGGTCGTGCTGCCAAGTCCCATGCCCGAGTTCTGCCGCTTCCTGCTGGCGGAACTGGACGCCCCCGTGCACGAGGATCCGTCCCGCGTGCCGGCGGAGGAGCTGGCTGGCCTGGACCGGGCCGTGATCCTGGACGTCTCCGGCCGCGAGCGCATCGGCGCGGTGGCCGGGCTGCTGGACTCCGGCGGCCTGCCCTGCCTGGTGCTGGACCACCACCTCTCCAACGAGGCCGTCGATCCTTTCCAGGTGGTTTTTCCCGGCCTGAGCAGTACGGGCGAGCTGCTGGGGGCCCTGCTGGGCGCCTGGGGCGCGCCGCCCACGCCCGCCGTGGCCCGCTCGCTCTACGCCGCCCTGACCTCGGACACCGGCGGCTTCGCCTTCGCCTGCACCACAGGGGACACCCTGGAACTGGCGGCCGCGCTGGTGCGGGCGGGCGCGCAGCCGGCGCGCATCCACGACCAGCTGAACCAGAACTATCCGGCGGCCCGCTTCGACCTGCTGGCCCGCTTTCTGGCCACGCGCCGCTCCCACGCGGAGGGGCGCCTGGCGGAATTCGAACTCTCCCTGGCCATGCTGCGCGAGACCGGCGCGGCCCGGGAGGACAGCGAGGGCTTCGTCAACCTGGGGCTGTCCATCCGCGGCTGCTGCCTGAGCCTGCTCTTCTGCGAGCTGGAGGACGGGCGGACCAAAGTCAACTTCCGCTGCGTGGAACCGTACGACGTCTGCGCCCTGGCCCGGGAACTGGGCGGCGGCGGCCACCGGCTGGCGGCCGGGGCCACGGTGGCGGCTCCCCTGGCGGAGTTGCGGCCCCGGGTGCTGGAGCTGGCCCTGGCCCAGCTGAGGGAGCGATGAGGGCGCGGCGGGCCGCCGGGACCCGCGGCGTGGACGGAAGGAAGGATCGCCGATGGCGCGCTTGATCGAGAGCATCAACAGCCCCGCGGACTTGCGGGCCCTGCCGGAGCCGCAGCTGCCGGACGTCTGCCGCGAGCTGCGCGACCACGTCATCGACGTGATCACCCAGGTGGGCGGCCATCTGGGAGCCAGTTTGGGCGTGGTGGAACTGACCGTGGCCCTGCACCGGGTCTTCGAGACCCCGCGGGACGCGCTGATCTGGGACGTGGGGCACCAGGCCTACATCCACAAGCTGCTCACGGGCCGGCGCGAGCGCTTCTCCACCATCCGCCAGTACAAGGGGCTCTCGGGTTTCCTGAAGCGCGCGGAGTCCGAGCACGACTCCTTCGGGGCGGGCCACGCCTCCACCTCCATCTCCGCCGCGCTGGGCTTCGCCGAAGCCGCCCACCATCTGCGCCAGCCGCGCCACGTGACGGCGATCATCGGCGACGGCGCCATGACCGGCGGCATGGCCATGGAGGCCCTGAACAACGCGGGGAGCAGCGGGCGCGACCTGCTGGTCATCCTGAACGACAACGCCATGTCCATCAGCCCCAACGTGGGCGCCCTCTCGCGCACTTTCACCGAGATGACCACCAGCCCCAAGCTCAACCGCCTGCGCGACCAGCTCTGGGAGGCGCTGGGCCGCCTGCCGGGCGGCACCAGCAAGCTGGCCCGGGAGCTGGGCCACCGGGTGGAGGAGAGCCTGCACAGCATGGTCACGCCGGGCCTGCTCTTCGACGAGCTGGGCTTCCGCTACTTCGGACCCGTGGACGGCCACGACCTGCCGGGGCTGATCCGCATCCTGGAGCGCATCAAGCAGATCCGCGGCCCGCGCCTGCTGCACGTGCTGAGCGTCAAGGGCAAGGGCCTGGAGGTGGCGGAGAAGAACCCGGTGAAGTATCACGGCGTGGGCGGCAAGCTGGTGGATTCGGGCGACCTGCCCGCCCCGCCGCCGCCGCTGGAGCGCCCCAGCGCGCCCAGTTACAATTCGCTGCTGGCCGGGATCCTCGAGCCCTACGTGCAGCGGGATCCGCGCGTGGTGGCGGTCACGGCCGCCATGGCCGAGGGCACGGGCCTGGCGGGTTTCGCCGCCGCGCATCCCGGCCGGGTCTACGACGTGGGCATCGCCGAGGGCCACGCCGTGACCTTCTCCGCCGGACTGGCGGCGGCGGGCATGCGGCCCGTGGTCTGCATCTACTCGACGTTCCTGCAGCGCGCGGTGGACAGCATCGTCCACGATGTGGCCCTGCAGCATTTGCCCGTGCTCTTCCTGCTGGACCGCGCCGGGCTGGTGGGGGCGGACGGGCCCACGCACCACGGCACCCTGGACATCGCCTACCTGGCGATGATCCCCGAGCTGGTGCTGGCGGCGCCCAAGGACGGCGACGAGCTGGCCGACCTGGTGGCCACGGCCATGGACCACGAAACGGGGCCCTTCGCCATCCGCTACCCCAAGGACAACAGTTTCCACTGGACGCCCGGGCGCGAGCCGCGCGTCCTGCCGCTGGGCTCGTGGGAGTGGCTGCGGCGCGCGCGGGGACCCGTGCTGGTGGCCTGCGGCGCGCTGGTGCAGGAGGCCCTCGAGGCCGCCGACCTCCTGGAAGCCCGGGGCATCTCCACGGCCGTGGTCAACGCGCGCTTCCTGAAGCCGCTGGATCCCGAGCTGCTGGACGAGCTGGCCTGCCACCCGGGGCCGATCTACTCGCTGGAGGAGGGCACCGTCGTGAACGGCTTCGGCGTGATGCTGCGCGAGGCCCTGGCCGCGCGCGGGCACGCCGGTCCGCTGACCCTGCTGGGCCTGCCCGACGACTGGGTCGAGCACGGCGAGCGGCGCATCCTGCTGCACACCGTGGGCCTGACGGGCGTGGACCTGGCCCGGCGGGTGGAACAGGATCTGGGCACGCGCTGAGGCGGCGTGCGGACGGAACGAACAACACAAGGATCGAGGACAGGCCCCACAGGGGAGAAAGCAGGGAGGCATGATCATCCATCTGGCCCGCGAGGCGGGGTTCTGCTTCGGCGTGGAACGGGCCATCGACCTGGTGCAGGCGGCGCGCGACGAACAGCCCGGGCGCTCCATCGACATCTTGAACGAGATCGTGCACAATCGCCACGTGATCGACGACTTCGCCCGCCAGGACGTGCAGAGCGTGCACTCCGTGGCCGAGGCCCGGGACGGGATCTTCGTGATCAGCGCCCACGGCGTCAGCCCGGAGATCGTCGCCCAGGCCAAGGCGCGCAACCTGGAGGTCCTGGACGTGACCTGCCCGCTGGTGACCAAGATCCACCGCACGGCGGACCGGCTGGTCAAGCGCGGCTACGAGGTGCTGCTACTGGGCGACGAGGGCCACGACGAGGTGGAGGGCGTGCTGGGCGTGGCGCCCGCGCACATCCACCGCATCCGCCAGCCCGAGGAGGCCGCCGGGTTGCCCGAGTGGGGCCAGGTGGCGCTGGTCTCCCAGACCACCCAGGGCATGGCCGAGTTCGACCAGATGGAGCGCGCGCTGAAGGTGCGCTTCCCGCACCTGGAGGTGCACAATACCATCTGCCACGCCACCGAGCAGCGCCAGGAGGCCATCACCGAGCTGGCCGGCGTGGCGGAGGCCGTGATCGTGGTGGGCTCGGGGAACAGCGCCAACGCCCGCCGCCTGCGCGACATCGCCGCGGAGATGGGGCGGCCGGCCTGGCTGATCGAGGACGAACGGGGCCTGGAGCCCGCCTGGGTGGCGGGACGGGCCGTGGTGGGGGTCTCCGCGGGTGCGTCGACCCCCGATAAATTGATCCGGGGCGTGATCGCCCGCCTGGAAGCGCTGGGCGGCACGCTGTCGCCGCTGCCGGGACAGGACCTGGGCCGGATCCGGCCCGACCTGGCTCTGGCGGCCATAACCGAAGGGGGCTCCCGTGGAGATCCGCACGCGTAAAGGTTCGCTGGCGACCCAGAAGACCGAGTTGTACGTCCTGGGCCTGTTCAAGGACGAGGCCCTGCCCGAGGAGGCCCGCGCCCTGGAGGGGGCCTTTCCCCTGCAGGCGGCGCTGAAGGGCGACTTCAAGGCTGGCAAGGGCGAGACCCTGCTGTTGCTGCCCGCCACGGCGGGTCCGCTGCGGCGCGTGCTGCTGCTGGGCCTGGGCGAGCGGGCGAAGTTCTCGCTGAAGATCCTGACCGAGGTCTACGGCGGCCTGATGCTGGGCCTCAAGGAGAAATCCTACACCGAGCTGAGCGTGGAACTGCCCCTGCTGGACGAGCACGGCCCCGGCCCGGCGGATCTGGCCCTGACCCTGGGCCGCGCGCTGCGCGTGGGCCTCTGGAGCTTCGAGACCTACAAGAGCCAGCCCAAGACCTGCGCGCTGAAGACCGTCAGCCTGCGGGCGGGCGAGTCCGCCACCAAGGAGCTGGCGGCGGCCTGGGCCAAGGGCTGGCTGATCGGCGAGGGCGTCAACTACGCCCGGGACCTGGCCCAGGAGCCGGGCAACAGCGTCACGCCCACCCGGCTGGGCCTGGAGGCGCAGGAGATCGCCAAGGCCTCCGGCGGCCTGGTCAAGGTCAAGGTGCTGGGCGAGGCGCAGCTGCAGAAGCTGGGCGCCGGCGGCATCCTGGCGGTGGGCCAGGGCAGCCGCGAGGAGAGCCGGCTGATCGCGCTGGAGTACCGCTGCGGAAAGAAGAACGCCCGCCGGCTGGCCTTCATCGGCAAGGGCCTGACCTTCGACGCCGGCGGCATCAGCCTCAAGCCCGGCGCGGG
It contains:
- a CDS encoding DUF2400 family protein, encoding MKPARLLRLRRFLGGLSEEQLRQPPSSQALHPARLLAHPRDKEFAAFLICLLQAGDAEESRRTSGLLLNRLGPQPALTLVKANRQMLQDLCQDLQLGFIGPLGLALWLAALRNALRRHRSLADLYTTCLGPAGNRPPLVALDRFVVELGYGLSDEECREQRLGHLLPRPAKGSSTARLHLFLRAVCRPDDGADLGLWSLPRPDQLFLPLDQAILDRLRWLKLTEREKPSRGAVLEVTQQLRLLRPADPAFFHHGLERLVQSGLDMEGMRQLFRHA
- a CDS encoding bifunctional oligoribonuclease/PAP phosphatase NrnA gives rise to the protein MPTASAAPSPALFPPPRPGGETGDPRAHDWSAVLRWLEEGHGFLLTTHVNPDADGLGSLAALAHSLRERGRRVLVVLPSPMPEFCRFLLAELDAPVHEDPSRVPAEELAGLDRAVILDVSGRERIGAVAGLLDSGGLPCLVLDHHLSNEAVDPFQVVFPGLSSTGELLGALLGAWGAPPTPAVARSLYAALTSDTGGFAFACTTGDTLELAAALVRAGAQPARIHDQLNQNYPAARFDLLARFLATRRSHAEGRLAEFELSLAMLRETGAAREDSEGFVNLGLSIRGCCLSLLFCELEDGRTKVNFRCVEPYDVCALARELGGGGHRLAAGATVAAPLAELRPRVLELALAQLRER
- the dxs gene encoding 1-deoxy-D-xylulose-5-phosphate synthase; its protein translation is MARLIESINSPADLRALPEPQLPDVCRELRDHVIDVITQVGGHLGASLGVVELTVALHRVFETPRDALIWDVGHQAYIHKLLTGRRERFSTIRQYKGLSGFLKRAESEHDSFGAGHASTSISAALGFAEAAHHLRQPRHVTAIIGDGAMTGGMAMEALNNAGSSGRDLLVILNDNAMSISPNVGALSRTFTEMTTSPKLNRLRDQLWEALGRLPGGTSKLARELGHRVEESLHSMVTPGLLFDELGFRYFGPVDGHDLPGLIRILERIKQIRGPRLLHVLSVKGKGLEVAEKNPVKYHGVGGKLVDSGDLPAPPPPLERPSAPSYNSLLAGILEPYVQRDPRVVAVTAAMAEGTGLAGFAAAHPGRVYDVGIAEGHAVTFSAGLAAAGMRPVVCIYSTFLQRAVDSIVHDVALQHLPVLFLLDRAGLVGADGPTHHGTLDIAYLAMIPELVLAAPKDGDELADLVATAMDHETGPFAIRYPKDNSFHWTPGREPRVLPLGSWEWLRRARGPVLVACGALVQEALEAADLLEARGISTAVVNARFLKPLDPELLDELACHPGPIYSLEEGTVVNGFGVMLREALAARGHAGPLTLLGLPDDWVEHGERRILLHTVGLTGVDLARRVEQDLGTR
- the ispH gene encoding 4-hydroxy-3-methylbut-2-enyl diphosphate reductase; this translates as MIIHLAREAGFCFGVERAIDLVQAARDEQPGRSIDILNEIVHNRHVIDDFARQDVQSVHSVAEARDGIFVISAHGVSPEIVAQAKARNLEVLDVTCPLVTKIHRTADRLVKRGYEVLLLGDEGHDEVEGVLGVAPAHIHRIRQPEEAAGLPEWGQVALVSQTTQGMAEFDQMERALKVRFPHLEVHNTICHATEQRQEAITELAGVAEAVIVVGSGNSANARRLRDIAAEMGRPAWLIEDERGLEPAWVAGRAVVGVSAGASTPDKLIRGVIARLEALGGTLSPLPGQDLGRIRPDLALAAITEGGSRGDPHA
- a CDS encoding leucyl aminopeptidase, giving the protein MEIRTRKGSLATQKTELYVLGLFKDEALPEEARALEGAFPLQAALKGDFKAGKGETLLLLPATAGPLRRVLLLGLGERAKFSLKILTEVYGGLMLGLKEKSYTELSVELPLLDEHGPGPADLALTLGRALRVGLWSFETYKSQPKTCALKTVSLRAGESATKELAAAWAKGWLIGEGVNYARDLAQEPGNSVTPTRLGLEAQEIAKASGGLVKVKVLGEAQLQKLGAGGILAVGQGSREESRLIALEYRCGKKNARRLAFIGKGLTFDAGGISLKPGAGMEEMKYDMCGGAAVLGLFRVLARLKPDVDVLGVIPSAENLPDGAAYKPGDIIRLLCGKTVEIVNTDAEGRLLLCDALTWAERTFQPDAMVNLATLTGAVLICLGHEMSAVLGNDPAMVEAVVDAGSRSGDVCWPLPLAEDYKAMVKSTVADIRNSTNTREAGTITAACFLNEAVSEETPWAHLDIAGTAWVPKKAGYAPGPTGVGVHLLVDLLETFAH